Proteins from a single region of Gossypium arboreum isolate Shixiya-1 chromosome 1, ASM2569848v2, whole genome shotgun sequence:
- the LOC108467647 gene encoding LOW QUALITY PROTEIN: uncharacterized protein LOC108467647 (The sequence of the model RefSeq protein was modified relative to this genomic sequence to represent the inferred CDS: substituted 2 bases at 2 genomic stop codons), which yields MQKGLEESKHDNKGNTDGEIEGNNVPKDQEKSNIEAKEKMDGEEKEKPDDSEDHKEVKSEKDKTQKLVMPPPPPTWKDGFRGEECDPSNMCMDKNKRFAACLRVPGNESPDLSLLIQNKGNGALAIKISAPAFVRLEETDVQIXEKQDRKVKVSIKGSGIGNMIVLKDGKGXCSLDFKELIVHNSATSYVNFLSQTPTTAFIFLAAIMILASGWMCMSFRRKILASNSLKYRRLDMELPVSVAAKAEPERDVNDGWDNSWGDDWDDEEAPMTPSKPVTPGLSSKGLASRRLSKEGWKD from the exons ATGCAAAAGGGTTTGGAAGAATCAAAACATGATAACAAAGGGAATACAGATGGTGAGATAGAAGGTAACAATGTGCCAAAGGATCAGGAAAAGTCAAATATTGAAGCCAAAGAAAAGATGGATGGTGAAGAAAAGGAAAAACCCGATGATAGTGAAGATCATAAGGAAGTTAAGTCCGAGAAAGACAAGACCCAGAAGTTGGTTATGCCACCACCACCACCAACATGGAAAGATGGTTTTCGGGGTGAAGAATGTGATCCTTCTAATATGTGTATGGACAAGAATAAACGGTTTGCTGCGTGTTTGCGAGTCCCAGGAAATG AATCTCCAGATCTATCACTTCTGATTCAGAACAAGGGAAATGGGGCTTTAGCCATTAAAATATCAGCTCCTGCTTTTGTTCGGTTGGAGGAAACAGATGTTCAAATCTAAGAGAAACAAGACAGAAAG GTAAAGGTCTCCATAAAAGGTTCTGGAATAGGGAACATGATAGTCTTGAAGGATGGTAAAGGATAATGCAGTCTCGATTTCAAGGAGTTGATCGTTCATAATTCCGCAACGTCTTACGTAAACTTCTTGTCACAAACCCCTACAACTGCGTTTATATTTCTTGCCGCTATAATGATATTAGCATCAGGTTGGATGTGCATGAGTTTCCGGCGCAAGATACTTGCATCCAATAGCTTGAAGTACCGAAGGCTCGACATGGAGCTGCCTGTATCAGTTGCGGCAAAAGCAGAACCAGAACGAGATGTTAACGACGGGTGGGATAATAGCTGGGGTGATGATTGGGATGACGAGGAAGCACCTATGACTCCGTCGAAGCCTGTCACACCTGGCCTCTCCTCCAAAGGCCTTGCCTCCCGACGGTTGAGTAAAGAGGGATGGAAGGACTAA